The following coding sequences lie in one Rutidosis leptorrhynchoides isolate AG116_Rl617_1_P2 chromosome 6, CSIRO_AGI_Rlap_v1, whole genome shotgun sequence genomic window:
- the LOC139853751 gene encoding uncharacterized protein codes for MQGQKAEQSLELAPTTEKFMPHITNHPFTVAPVLPLILESYDGLSDPDDFLQKFEGTARTHSWGDSVACHMLPIVLQGVAREWFNNLPAQSITGFADLHSKFLLNFHNLRARKRTHVECHDIKQKSKESLGEIIDRYTKEVAKIQDFPESQKVSGFIHCIDTDRHLSLCQRLQRRVPETFAEAVKETHDYMRAQEDIKQNRRSTSSNMDIDDDYYRVQGKGSESGKRYGGNGEPRSGNYHNDKYRKFNNNKGGGSQRFKSSHTENVALIKDLTKTPKEILATEAVCKSFDPQVVTELKRGRLQHLKKSARAQADKPNGEKEYPRQKKNEGKETDKTINMVTSGRTNQRRKLEVYEEWENTPIIFPATAQEPSDAPITIKGCVKNCGYIIKRLHVDTGCGVDIMYEHCFCLLPRALRAKLVAPNTALSGFSGESAWPIGMIELELELVDDDNKELVRSTIVEFVVVRSYSKYNALLGRTTLQKLAAIPSTVHGLIKFPTPIGIATIRSEN; via the exons GATGACTTTTTACAAAAATTTGAAGGAACTGCAAGAACACACAGCTGGGGTGATTCAGTAGCATGCCATATGCTACCAATAGTGCTGCAAGGAGTAGCAAGGGAATGGTTCAATAATTTGCCAGCCCAAAGCATTACAGGTTTTGCGGATTTGCACTCAAAATTTTTATTAAACTTTCACAATTTGCGCGCACGCAAAAGAACACATGTCGAATGTCACGACATTAAGCAGAAATCGAAAGAGAGCTTGGGAGAAATAATAGACAGATATACCAAGGAGGTGGCTAAAATACAAGACTTTCCAGAAAGCCAGAAGGTATCCGGTTTTATACATTGTATAGATACCGACAGACACCTGTCTTTATGTCAACGGTTACAGAGAAGAGTGCCAGAAACCTTCGCAGAAGCCGTAAAAGAAACGCATGATTACATGCGGGCACAAGAAGATATAAAGCAGAATCGCAGAAGTACCTCTTCAAATATGGACATCGACGATGATTATTATCGAGTGCAGGGAAAAGGGTCAGAGTCTGGCAAACGTTATGGTGGTAATGGCGAACCTAGGAGTGGTAACTACCATAATGATAAGTATCGCAAATTCAACAACAATAAAGGGGGAGGAAGTCAGAGGTTCAAAAGCAGCCACACTGAAAATGTTGCGTTAATAAAAGACCTCacaaaaacaccaaaagaaattttggctacAGAGGCAGTGTGCAAAAGCTTCGACCCCCA GGTAGTTACTGAACTCAAAAGAGGAAGATTGCAACACTTGAAGAAAAGTGCAAGAGCACAAGCTGATAAGCCAAATGGAGAAAAAGAATATCCGAGGCAAAAGAAGAATGAGGGAAAGGAAACGGATAAAACCATAAACATGGTAACCAGCGGACGGACAAATCAGAGGCGCAAGTTAGAAGTATATGAGGAATGGGAAAACACTCCCATCATATTCCCGGCCACAGCACAGGAACCCTCGGATGCGCCCATCACAATTAAAGGGTGTGTCAAAAACTGTGGGTACATCATCAAGCGATTGCATGTAGACACCGGTTGCGGTGTTGATATAATGTACGAGCACTGTTTTTGCTTGCTGCCAAGGGCTTTGCGAGCCAAGCTAGTGGCTCCTAACACTGCGTTATCAGGATTTTCTGGGGAGTCCGCATGGCCAATCGGGATGATCGAATTAGAGCTGGAGCTGGTGGACGATGATAATAAGGAGTTAGTGAGAAGCACGATAGTAGAATTTGTCGTCGTAAGGTCTTACTCAAAATATAACGCGCTTTTAGGGCGCACGACTTTGCAAAAATTGGCAGCCATCCCTTCTACGGTACATGGCCTTATCAAGTTCCCAACACCGATAGGAATTGCAACGATAAGGTCAGAAAATTAA